Proteins encoded by one window of Elaeis guineensis isolate ETL-2024a chromosome 12, EG11, whole genome shotgun sequence:
- the LOC105055333 gene encoding uncharacterized protein — translation MACSAAVQDQSSHVRSISLPSRSHPFALRVEEELHKLRTCVVSSSLTSQEMCNGLRRLRDLYDCTEELRHLPYNQKALRHPHQKKWLEEELDGSIKVLDLCGTLRDKLVTMKEHVQDLQLALRRRDTSIESKLHAYICSGKKAQKDIKNCFRSWKQMSNKSSPSTAVDKDSDLSSVSKLLIEEREITISLLQSISSFFSVSRPKAKASRWSFVSKALQKRKVASEEEHKETSDMGNEDFSLYVSVSYSCSSCKDVDDEEVQKAHDQLETLKAKMEDLETELECLYRRLIQNRVSLLNILSL, via the coding sequence ATGGCTTGTTCTGCTGCGGTGCAAGACCAGTCTTCACATGTTCGATCCATTAGCCTGCCCTCCAGATCTCATCCGTTTGCCCTCAGGGTTGAGGAAGAGCTCCACAAGCTACGGACTTGTGTGGTTTCATCCTCTTTAACATCTCAGGAGATGTGTAATGGATTGAGAAGGCTCAGAGATCTGTATGACTGCACCGAGGAGCTTCGTCACTTGCCTTACAACCAAAAAGCCCTCCGCCATCCACATCAAAAGAAGTGGTTGGAAGAGGAACTGGATGGGTCCATCAAGGTGTTGGACCTGTGTGGCACTTTGAGAGATAAGCTAGTCACAATGAAAGAGCATGTCCAGGACCTTCAGTTGGCCCTTCGAAGAAGAGACACAAGTATTGAGAGCAAGTTGCATGCTTACATTTGCTCTGGAAAGAAGGCACAGAAGGATATCAAGAATTGCTTCAGATCATGGAAGCAAATGTCCAACAAATCTTCACCAAGTACTGCCGTTGATAAGGATTCCGATTTATCAAGTGTGTCAAAGTTGTTGATAGAAGAAAGAGAGATCACCATCTCTCTCCTCCAATCCATATCGAGTTTCTTTTCCGTTTCGAGGCCAAAAGCAAAGGCTAGCAGGTGGTCTTTTGTTTCGAAGGCACTGCAGAAGAGGAAGGTCGCCTCTGAGGAAGAGCACAAGGAGACAAGTGACATGGGCAATGAAGATTTCTCATTGTATGTTTCTGTTTCATATAGCTGCAGTTCCTGCAAAGATGTTGATGATGAGGAGGTACAGAAGGCACATGATCAACTGGAGACACTAAAGGCGAAGATGGAAGATCTTGAGACAGAATTGGAATGCCTGTACAGGCGCCTAATCCAAAACAGGGTTTCTCTTCTTAACATCCTTAGTCTCTAG
- the LOC105055331 gene encoding uncharacterized protein — MEAKNQTQSIIFFSSLLLLSIQRGCTTEKAKMAGSAVLPDQCHHLRSISMPSRSHPLALQVEEELHKLRTFVASSSLTGQMICNGLRGLENLYNCIKELLHLLHNQQVLSQFPHKKWVEEQLDGSLKLLDLCDTLRDKLVTMKEHIQDLQLALRRRGDTAIQSKVHAYIRTVKKAQKDMNNCLKSLKQMDNRCVSSSALSKDSDLSMMVQVLTEAKQITMSLLQIVLSNLFLARSKPKSSRWSFVSKVLHKKKVACEEHENRNEAESTDFSFSTPYECITCKDGVKVQKAQEQLEGLEFNIESFETGLECLFRQLVQNRVSLLNILSLSCDGLKNTMNGTLMTVVDHVPLVFTLLSTGLKKRNGQSLSGKIITRTILLAKTHIDITWEAQVPKILGVSHLLQRHCKKKARMAAVVPEQCFHLRSISMPSRSHPLALQVEEELHKLKTCVASSSSTSQMIGNALRGLGDLYNSIEELLHLPHNQQALSHLPQKRWLEEELDGSVRLLDLCGATRDSLITMKEHIQDLHLALRRGGDAAIQSKMYAYIHFGKKAQKDLKNCLRSLKQTDNRSVSPSAVNMDSELLMVVRVLTEAKEINIFLLKSILSNLFMARSRPKASMWSFISKALQKKKVDCEEHENTSHLEALEVTIGDLETGLECLFRRLVQNRVSLLNILSL; from the exons ATGGAGGCCAAGAACCAAACCCAGAGCATCATCTTCTTCTCTAGTCTTCTCTTGCTATCCATTCAGAGAGGCTGCACTACAGAGAAAGCAAAAATGGCTGGTTCTGCTGTCTTGCCTGACCAATGTCACCATCTTCGATCCATCAGCATGCCATCTAGATCACATCCCCTTGCCCTTCAAGTTGAAGAAGAGCTGCACAAGCTAAGGACTTTTGTGGCTTCATCCTCTTTAACAGGGCAGATGATTTGCAATGGATTAAGGGGGCTTGAAAATTTGTACAACTGCATCAAAGAGCTGCTTCATCTGCTACACAACCAGCAAGTCCTCTCTCAGTTTCCACACAAAAAATGGGTAGAAGAGCAGCTGGATGGGTCTCTCAAATTGTTGGATTTGTGTGACACTTTGAGGGATAAGCTGGTTACCATGAAAGAACATATTCAAGACCTTCAGTTGGCTCTCCGAAGAAGAGGTGATACTGCTATTCAAAGCAAGGTGCATGCTTACATTCGCACTGTGAAGAAGGCACAGAAGGATATGAACAATTGCTTGAAATCATTGAAGCAAATGGATAACAGATGTGTGTCTTCTTCAGCCCTCAGCAAGGATTCTGATCTGTCAATGATGGTTCAGGTATTGACAGAAGCAAAGCAGATTACCATGTCTCTCCTACAAATAGTCCTATCTAATTTGTTCTTGGCAAGGTCGAAACCAAAGTCTAGCAGATGGTCTTTTGTTTCAAAGGTTTTGCACAAGAAGAAAGTGGCTTGTGAGGAGCATGAGAATAGAAATGAAGCAGAAAGTACAGATTTCTCATTCTCTACTCCCTATGAGTGCATTACCTGCAAAGATGGTGTGAAGGTACAAAAGGCACAAGAGCAGTTGGAGGGTTTGGAGTTCAACATTGAAAGTTTTGAGACTGGATTGGAATGCCTATTCAGACAACTAGTCCAGAATAGAGTCTCTCTTCTTAACATCCTCAGCCTTT CTTGTGATGGCTTGAAGAATACCATGAATGGAACACTAATGACTGTTGTAGATCATGTTCCACTCGTATTTACATTATTATCTACTGG ACTAAAGAAGAGAAATGGGCAGAGCTTGTCTGGAAAAATCATTACAAGAACCATATTGCTAGCCAAGACCCATATTGACATCACATGGGAAGCACAGGTGCCCAAGATTCTTGGTGTCTCCCATCTTCTCCAGAGGCATTG CAAAAAAAAAGCAAGAATGGCTGCTGTGGTGCCAGAACAATGCTTCCATCTTCGATCGATCAGCATGCCATCCAGATCCCACCCCCTAGCCCTCCAAGTTGAAGAAGAGCTGCACAAGCTAAAGACTTGTGTAGCTTCATCCTCTTCAACAAGCCAGATGATTGGAAATGCATTGAGAGGGCTTGGAGATTTGTACAACAGCATTGAGGAGCTTCTTCACCTGCCACACAACCAGCAAGCCCTCTCCCATCTCCCACAGAAGAGATGGTTGGAAGAGGAACTGGATGGGTCTGTGAGGTTGTTGGACTTGTGTGGTGCCACAAGGGACAGCCTGATTACCATGAAAGAACACATCCAAGACCTTCACTTGGCTCTTCGAAGGGGAGGAGATGCAGCTATCCAAAGCAAGATGTATGCTTACATCCACTTTGGTAAGAAGGCACAGAAGGATCTTAAGAATTGCCTGAGATCATTGAAGCAAACTGATAATAGATCTGTGTCTCCTTCGGCAGTCAACATGGATTCTGAGCTACTGATGGTGGTTCGGGTATTGACAGAAGCAAAGGAGATCAACATTTTTCTACTGAAATCTATCTTATCTAATTTGTTCATGGCAAGGTCGAGACCAAAGGCTAGCATGTGGTCTTTTATTTCAAAGGCTTTGCAGAAGAAGAAAGTTGATTGCGAGGAGCATGAAAATACAAGTCACTTAGAGGCATTGGAAGTCACCATTGGAGATCTGGAGACTGGATTAGAATGTCTGTTTAGGCGACTAGTCCAAAATAGAGTCTCCCTTCTCAACATCCTCAGcctataa